Part of the Deferribacterota bacterium genome, AGGAGTTGTTACGTCTTCTTTTGATAAATACAAAATACATACATCCTTTTCTCAGGCTGTAATTTTTAAGATTTCTTGTTTGTTGGTTATTTTTGTTGCAATTTTGGGTTTTATAATACACTATTTAATTTTTGGCAGTAAAGAATTTAATGAAGAGGAAAAAATATATTGGTTTAATTTCTGGAATAGATTTGTGCATTGGAGCGTTGCAATTACTTTTGTTATATTAGTAATAACAGGAATAATCATAATTTTTGCTGATAATCTGGGAGGTGGTATAATTATACTTATCACTAGGTATATCCATCGCATTACTGCATTTTTATTTATTATTTTTGATATCCTTATGATAATTATGTGGAGAAAATATTTTATTACAAAACCATATGATATTAAGTGGTTAATGATGTTGGGAGGCTATTTGAGTAAAAAGAAAAAGGTTGTGCCAGCAGATAAATTTAATTTTGGCCAAAAATTGTGGTTAATATTATCAAGTATTGGAGGAGTAATTTTGTTTATAACAGGTATAGTTATTTTATCATTGCCACCAGATGTTAAATTACTTCAAGTTTCTATATATATTCATAATATTATTGGTATAATTCTTGTTGGATTTTTTATGATACATCTATATATGTCAGTTTTCGTTATCAAGGGCTCCATAAAAACAATGATTACAGGTTATAAGCCTAAGGAAGAAGCTGAGTATATGCACGGATATGCGCTGAAAGACAAGACTTAAACTATAGTAATATTATGATTAAAATTAGTAAACTTTTGTACTGTATAGCATTTACAACTATAGTTATGTGTTGGTTTACAAGTGGATATTGTGAAAACTCTGTAAAAAAAAATAATTGCATAGATTGCCACAATAAACAAGGAATATACAAAGTTTTTGAAAATGGAGAGAGAATTGAAGCTATTGTTAATGTAGATAAATATAAACGTTCAGCTCATAAAGATTTAGAGTGCACAGCATGTCATATTGAATTTGAGAGCAGTCATCCTAAAAGAAGATTTAGGTCATATAGTCAATATAAGATTATGTCAAATAATATTTGTGATAGTTGTCACAGTGATATCTTAAATGATAAGATACATAAAAATTTTATTGGCAGTAAGGATGGATCACAATTTTTACTTTGCACAAATTGTCACAGTCCTCATTATACAGCCAAGAGCGGGTCACCTTTAAATAATACTAGTGATGAGAAGGAATATTGTTTAAGTTGTCATAAAAATGAAATACAAATTGAATTTCTAAATGGAGACAAGTTATCAGCAAAAATAAATATAAATGAATTGAGCAGTTCAGTCCATAAGGATTTACAATGCTCTGATTGCCACTATGGCTTTTCTCATGATCTTCACCCAAGAAGGACCTTTGAAAATAGACGTAATCTAAGTATTGCTAATGCAGATACGTGTAGAAGGTGTCATTTTGATAAATATACTATGTATGAAGATAGTATACATAGCAAACTCTTATCTAAAGGGGATGAAAGGGTGCCTCTCTGCACAAACTGTCACGGCTATCATGAGATACAAGAATTTGGTGAAGAGCGAACAAAAATAGCTAGAAAATGTGGCAAATGCCATGATGAAATCTATAATATTTATGCTAAAAGCGTACATGGGGCAGCACTGTTTGATGAACATAATAAAGATGTTCCAAATTGTATTGACTGCCATACTTCCCATGAAATAAAAAACCCTCTGACAGCTAATTTTAGATTGCATATACCAGAGTTGTGTGGTAACTGCCATGTAAATGAAAAAATTGTTGGCAAATATGGTTTGTCAACAAAAGTAATAAGTACATATATAGAAAGTTTTCACGGTAAGAAAACCGCCCTATATTTAAGAGAGAATGGTAAATTTGATAATTTAGAAAAGGTAGCAACATGTGTTGATTGTCATGGTGTTCATAATATTAAAAGCCTTAGATATATTGAAGAAGATGTCTTAAAAGAGAAGTTAGTAAAAAGATGTAGGCATTGTCATAAAAAAGCATCATTAAACTTTCCAAATGCATGGTTGTCTCACTATATACCAACATTTTATAAAACCCCTGTTTTATTTGTAATCATATGGTTTTATAAATTTTTTATAATAATTTTAATAGTTAGTATAATTTTACAGATATTTTTATCTATATGGAGATATGCTGTTAGTAGATGAGGAAATAGGTGAAACAGAAAGACAAGATTAGAAGATTTTCAATTTATAGGATATCTGAACATTTAATATGTATGATTCTAACAACCCTTTTATTAATAACAGGTTTTGTACAGAAATTTTATACATTAGATATTTCAATGTGGCTTATAAAATATTTTGGTGGTATTGACAATGTTGTCTTAATACACATGTATTTTGGAGTATCTCTAATATGCCTCTTTATTATACATATATTATATAATTTTGTTGGAATATTATACTTTAATATGGAAGTATCAATGATGATAACCAAAGAAGATTTTGATAACTTTATTAAAGATTTAAAATACTTTATTAGGGTAACTAATAAAAGAGCTGAGAACGACCGCTATACCTATAGACAAAAATTTGAATATTGGGGGATATTTATAAGTATACTTTTATTAATTTTTTCTGGTATTATACTATGTTTTCCTATCACTCTTACAAATTATTTGCCTGGAATAATTATTCCAATTGCAAAAACGGTTCATTATAACCAAGCAATTATACTGTTTATTATTATTGTATCACATATTTATAATGCCATATTTAATCCTGATGCCATACCTTTGGATACTTCAATTTTTACAGGATATCTCTCAAAAAAGAGGTATATTAAGGAGCATTTTAAAGAATATAAAAGAAAATTTGAAGATTAATATATATAAATTTTTTAGATTTAATGCAAAGAAGAATATTAATTGCAACATTGTTATTTACATTGTTTATATCACTTTCCTTTGGCATTGTTTCATATTATCTTATAATAAATGATATAAATCATCTTAAAGTAAATCAGCAAAATGTTTCAGAATCAATTACGCGCTGTATAGATTATAATCTGGAAAATAATATAAAAAAACTTTTTGATATATCACTTACAAGAATAATTAATTTTAATAATTATAATCCCAATGTTGTGCAAAAACTCTTAGAAAATGCTTATAGATATTCAATGTTTACTGAGAGCATATTTATTGTGAATAGAGATTGCGAAATCTTTGAATCCTACCCACAAAATTATGCGAATTTTTCAAAATTATATTATAAACCCTATGTAAAAAGAGCAGTTGAAACAGACAGGTTTGTTATATCTCCTTTGATTAATAAAACAAACAAAAATGTAGTTTATACAGTAGTTCCATTAAAGAATACTAAAAATGAAAGTATTGGTGCAATTGTTGGAGTTATTAGTATTAATAGGTTTGAATTAAATATATTTATAAAAAATCTGAATATTTTAAAAGACAATTATATTGGACTTGTTGATATAAAAGGAAATGTTTTAGTGTCAAATAAAAACTATAAACGTGTAAAATTTAATAAAAATTTAGATAAAATTATAGAAACTAAGAAAAATCGCCTATCTAAGGTTATACTATTAGATCAATATGGCAGAGAAAAAAATATTGAATTGGCAATAAATCCTTTAGGTAATGCCCCTTGGGCAGTGCTTTTTGGATCTCTTTCACCCACTATGTTTGCCCCTGTTGTGAAAGTAGCCTGGATATTATTGTCTATATTTTTACTCTATATACTTACTGGAATTGTATTTTCTGTTGGTTTAGGCAGAAATATCACTGCACCTATAAATGATTTGATTTTAGAGACAAAAGAAATATCCAAAGGAAACTATAATAAGCCCCTAGTGGTAACAGGGAGTGATGAGGTTTTAGAGTTAGGTAAGAGTTTTGAGAATATGAGGATAAAATTGTCAAAAACATTAAGTTATTTAGAAAATTATAATATTGAACTTGAGAAAGAGGTTAGTAAAAGAACAAAAGAAATTGAAGAAAGTAAAAAAATTATAGAGATGTTACTCAAAAGAGTGATAAATTCTCAAGAAAATGAGAGAAACAGAATAGCTAGAGAACTACATGATGAGATTTTACAAGATCTGTCTGCAATATTAATGCACTTAGATATTTACATAAATAAAATTGATAAAGATAAAAATTTAGATGTATATAATAACTTACAAGAATTAAGATCATTAATACTAAGAACATTTGATAATGTAAAATATATAATGCAAAATCTTAGGCCACCCCTAATTGATGAACTAGGTTTAAAATCTTCAATAGAATGGCTTTTACAAAATACATTAAAAAAGAGCGACATTGATTATGAGCTTAAATTAAAAGATATTGAGAATTTAAGATTATCCCATGAATATGAGATTAATATATTTAGGATAATTCAGGAGACAATTACAAATATAATCAAACACGCAAAAGCTAAAAATGTATCAATATCAATGATAAAGAGCAGTGATGGTTTTTTAGAGGTATCAATAAAAGATGATGGTATTGGCTTTGATTTAGAAAAAATGTTTAGCGATTTAAGGAAAGACACTGGAAGCTTAAGAGGCATTGGAATATTGGGTATGATGGAAAGAGCAGGTATAATAGATGGGATGCTAGATATAAATTCAAAGGAAGGAGAAGGGACAGAAATAACCCTTCGAATTAAGTTAGAGGGATAAATATGGATAAAATAAATATTTTAATTGCAGATGATCATGATTTAGTTAGGGAGGGTTTAGTAGCTATATTGAATACTTGTAATGATTTTAAGGTTGTAGCCCAGGTATCAGATGGTGTTGAAGCTATAGAGATGTTTAAAAAATATAGGCCTGATATAGTTTTAATGGACATTAGAATGCCAAAGTTGGGTGGTTATGAGGCAACTTTAGAGATAAAAAAAATTGATAAAGATGCGAAAATTATAGTTTTAACCCAGTATGATGATACTCAATATATATTAA contains:
- a CDS encoding cytochrome c3 family protein, yielding MIKISKLLYCIAFTTIVMCWFTSGYCENSVKKNNCIDCHNKQGIYKVFENGERIEAIVNVDKYKRSAHKDLECTACHIEFESSHPKRRFRSYSQYKIMSNNICDSCHSDILNDKIHKNFIGSKDGSQFLLCTNCHSPHYTAKSGSPLNNTSDEKEYCLSCHKNEIQIEFLNGDKLSAKININELSSSVHKDLQCSDCHYGFSHDLHPRRTFENRRNLSIANADTCRRCHFDKYTMYEDSIHSKLLSKGDERVPLCTNCHGYHEIQEFGEERTKIARKCGKCHDEIYNIYAKSVHGAALFDEHNKDVPNCIDCHTSHEIKNPLTANFRLHIPELCGNCHVNEKIVGKYGLSTKVISTYIESFHGKKTALYLRENGKFDNLEKVATCVDCHGVHNIKSLRYIEEDVLKEKLVKRCRHCHKKASLNFPNAWLSHYIPTFYKTPVLFVIIWFYKFFIIILIVSIILQIFLSIWRYAVSR
- a CDS encoding cytochrome C, with translation MKQKDKIRRFSIYRISEHLICMILTTLLLITGFVQKFYTLDISMWLIKYFGGIDNVVLIHMYFGVSLICLFIIHILYNFVGILYFNMEVSMMITKEDFDNFIKDLKYFIRVTNKRAENDRYTYRQKFEYWGIFISILLLIFSGIILCFPITLTNYLPGIIIPIAKTVHYNQAIILFIIIVSHIYNAIFNPDAIPLDTSIFTGYLSKKRYIKEHFKEYKRKFED
- a CDS encoding histidine kinase, with product MQRRILIATLLFTLFISLSFGIVSYYLIINDINHLKVNQQNVSESITRCIDYNLENNIKKLFDISLTRIINFNNYNPNVVQKLLENAYRYSMFTESIFIVNRDCEIFESYPQNYANFSKLYYKPYVKRAVETDRFVISPLINKTNKNVVYTVVPLKNTKNESIGAIVGVISINRFELNIFIKNLNILKDNYIGLVDIKGNVLVSNKNYKRVKFNKNLDKIIETKKNRLSKVILLDQYGREKNIELAINPLGNAPWAVLFGSLSPTMFAPVVKVAWILLSIFLLYILTGIVFSVGLGRNITAPINDLILETKEISKGNYNKPLVVTGSDEVLELGKSFENMRIKLSKTLSYLENYNIELEKEVSKRTKEIEESKKIIEMLLKRVINSQENERNRIARELHDEILQDLSAILMHLDIYINKIDKDKNLDVYNNLQELRSLILRTFDNVKYIMQNLRPPLIDELGLKSSIEWLLQNTLKKSDIDYELKLKDIENLRLSHEYEINIFRIIQETITNIIKHAKAKNVSISMIKSSDGFLEVSIKDDGIGFDLEKMFSDLRKDTGSLRGIGILGMMERAGIIDGMLDINSKEGEGTEITLRIKLEG